The following coding sequences lie in one Oryza brachyantha chromosome 10, ObraRS2, whole genome shotgun sequence genomic window:
- the LOC102710156 gene encoding mitochondrial outer membrane protein porin 5-like, translating into MKGPGLFSDIGKKAKDLLTKDYTCDQKVTVSTLTTSGLTLTSSAVKKGGLYSLDVNSVYKYKNSVIDVKVDTESNISTTLTVLEALPSTKLVTSIKLPDYNAGKVELQYFHDNASFATVVGMKPSPLVEFSGTVGGHGIAFGAEGGYDTATGKFTKYSAGFGVTKPEYHAAFILADKGDTIKVSGLYHFDEKQKAAAVAELTRKLSTNENTLTVGGLYTVDDQTIVKARLNNTGKLATLFQHTVKPKTLLTISGEFDTKALDRPPKFGLALALKP; encoded by the exons ATGAAGGGCCCGGGCCTCTTCTCCGACATCGGCAAGAAGGCCAAGG ATCTGCTCACCAAGGACTACACCTGCGACCAGAAGGTCACCGTCTCCACCCTCACCACCTCCGGCCTG ACTCTCACCTCCTCAGCTGTGAAGAAAGGAGGACTTTATTCTCTTGATGTCAACTCAGTGTACAAGTATAAAAATAGCGTCATTGATGTCAAAGTGGACACAGAATCAAAT ATATCTACTACTTTGACTGTATTGGAAGCCCTGCCTTCCACAAAACTTGTGACTTCCATTAAGCTACCTGACTACAATGCTGGAAAG GTGGAGTTGCAATACTTCCATGATAATGCAAGTTTCGCTACTGTGGTTGGCATGAAGCCCTCTCCACTGGTTGAGTTTTCTGGTACCGTAGGTGGACATGGAATTGCCTTTGGGGCAGAAGGTGGGTATGACACAGCTACTGGCAAATTCACAAAGTACAGTGCTGGGTTTGGTGTAACCAAACCTGAATACCATGCTGCATTCATTCT GGCTGACAAAGGTGACACCATCAAAGTGTCCGGTTTGTATCACTTTGACGAAAAACAGAAGGCCGCAGCTGTAGCTGAGCTAACCCGGAAGCTGTCCACCAATGAGAACACGCTAACTGTTGGTGGCCTCTACACAGTTGATGATCAGACGATTGTGAAGGCGAGGCTGAACAACACTGGAAAGCTTGCCACCCTCTTTCAGCACACAGTTAAGCCGAAGACGCTTCTGACAATCTCCGGTGAATTCGACACGAAAGCCTTAGATAGACCTCCCAAGTTCGGGCTGGCTCTTGCTCTCAAACCCTGA
- the LOC102710441 gene encoding uncharacterized protein LOC102710441 — MAAPAPPTTANPAARAAVPLPTMPDIMAASRAQGLRVRLTTLGPFFRVTAARRCGGGGREGEGEEEELGRAQGVVRPWPGGSVLHLDSMRMSRATLRVPDRPIFGLGLFLGAVAVRHGFDAGCKRAELLAINDTPTYHSKLVRFYTRMGFKTVHEVDGSSVTDLAHMLVWGGRGTRMDADIEQLLIKWSKRFTSQESRLER; from the exons atggccgcgccggcgccgcccactACGGCGaaccccgccgcgcgcgctgcTGTGCCCCTCCCGACCATGCCGGACATCATGGCGGCGTCACGCGCGCAGGGCCTGCGCGTGCGCCTCACCACGCTCGGCCCCTTCTTCCGCGTCaccgcggcgcggcgctgcggcggcggcggccgggagggggagggggaggaggaggagctggggCGGGCCCAGGGCGTCGTCCGCCCCTGGCCAGGCGGCTCCGTGCTGCACCTCGACTCCATGCGGATGTCCCGCGCCACGCTGCGGGTGCCCGACCGGCCCATCTTCGGGCTCGGCCTCTtcctcggcgccgtcgccgtgcgccatGGCTTCGACGCCGGCTGCAAGCGCGCCGAGCTACTCGCCATCAACGACACGCCTACCTACCACTCTAAG CTCGTTAGGTTCTATACGAGGATGGGTTTCAAAACGGTGCATGAGGTAGACGGATCTTCAGTGACCGATCTTGCTCACATGTTAGTCTGGGGAGGTAGGGGTACAAGAATGGATGCTGACATTGAACAGCTTCTTATTAAGTGGAGCAAGAGGTTCACATCTCAAGAGTCAAGACTAGAAAGATAG